Proteins from one Canis lupus familiaris isolate Mischka breed German Shepherd chromosome 26, alternate assembly UU_Cfam_GSD_1.0, whole genome shotgun sequence genomic window:
- the OAS1 gene encoding 2'-5'-oligoadenylate synthase 1, translating into MPELKDTPAKDLDRFIENYLLPDTQFRRQVKEAIHIISTFLKERCFQGAAHPVRVSKVVKGGSSGKGTTLRGRSDADLVVFLNNLKSFQEQLEKRGQFIWEIKRQLEACQREETFEVYFEVQSLQWEKPRALSFVLKSPQLGEGVEFDVLPAFDVLGQWTNNHRPNPEVYIKLIQECENRGTEGEFSTCFTELQRDFLRQRPTKVKSLIRLVKHWYQKCKQKLGKPLPPQYALELLTVYAWERGNHQTEFITAQGFQTVLKLVLNYQQLCIHWTKYYNFETPIIKQYLMRQLAKPRPVILDPADPTGNVAGRDTYGWQRLAQEARVWLSYPCFKKWDGSPVGSWDVLVKPASSLM; encoded by the exons ATGCCCGAGCTCAAAGACACCCCCGCCAAGGATCTGGACAGGTTCATCGAAAACTATCTCCTGCCAGACACACAGTTCCGCAGGCAGGTCAAAGAAGCCATTCACATCATCTCCACTTTCCTGAAAGAGAGATGTTTCCAAGGTGCAGCCCACCCTGTGCGGGTGTCTAAAGTTGTCAAG GGTGGCTCTTCAGGCAAAGGCACGACCCTCAGAGGCCGATCAGATGCCGACCTTGTGGTCTTTCTTAACAATCTCAAGAGTTTTCAGGAGCAGCTCGAGAAACGAGGACAGTTCATTTGGGAAATTAAGAGGCAGCTGGAAGCCTGTCAAAGAGAAGAAACCTTTGAAGTGTACTTTGAGGTCCAGAGTCTGCAGTGGGAGAAGCCCCGCGCCCTCAGCTTTGTCCTCAAGTCCCCCCAGCTTGGTGAGGGGGTGGAGTTTGATGTGCTGCCTGCCTTTGACGTCCTGG GTCAGTGGACCAATAACCACAGACCCAACCCTGAAGTCTACATCAAGCTAATCCAAGAGTGTGAGAACCGGGGGACAGAAGGCGAGTTCTCCACCTGCTTCACGGAGCTGCAGCGAGACTTCCTGAGGCAGCGTCCAACCAAGGTGAAGAGTCTCATTCGCCTCGTCAAGCACTGGTACCAAAAG TGTAAGCAGAAGCTTGGGAAGCCCCTGCCACCACAGTATGCCCTGGAGCTCCTGACAGTCTATGCCTGGGAGCGTGGAAACCACCAAACAGAATTCATCACAGCTCAGGGATTTCAGACCGTCTTGAAATTAGTCCTGAACTACCAGCAGCTTTGCATCCACTGGACAAAGTATTACAACTTTGAAACCCCGATTATCAAACAATACCTGATGAGGCAGCTTGCAAAACCCAG GCCTGTGATTCTGGACCCTGCTGACCCGACGGGAAACGTGGCTGGTAGAGACACATATGGCTGGCAGCGGCTGGCACAGGAGGCCAGAGTCTGGCTGAGTTACCCATGCTTTAAGAAATGGGATGGGTCTCCAGTGGGCTCCTGGGACGTGCTGGTAAAACCTGCTTCCTCCTTGATGTAA